One window from the genome of Lepisosteus oculatus isolate fLepOcu1 chromosome 25, fLepOcu1.hap2, whole genome shotgun sequence encodes:
- the plod1a gene encoding procollagen-lysine,2-oxoglutarate 5-dioxygenase 1 isoform X1 translates to MKTGVLMPLWGILLTILLVKVNCEELQPVPEENLLVLTVATKETDGFQRFMRSAKFFNYTIKVLGRGEKWRGGGYLTPPGGGQKVRLLKSALEKMEKEDQIILFIDSYDVAFASGPKELLKKFHQTRHKVVFSAETLIWPDRHLEDKYPYFREGKRFLGSGGFIGYVPNIKKMVEDWSGKDDDSDQLFYTQIYINPEKRKNINITLDSKCRIFQNLHGALDEVVLKFEDGRVRARNVAYDTLPVVVHGNGPTKLQLNYLGNYIPRVWTFETGCTVCDEDQKLLSGLKESEYPMVLVGIFIQQPTPFVTVFFERLLNLQYPKDRLKLFIYNHEPHHEKQVKSFLENHGTEYRAVKVIGPEEELDSAAPRNLGIDVCRQDTDCEYYFSVDVEVVVKNANTLKILIEQNKPIITPLMTRHGKLWSNFWGALSAEGYYARSEDYVDIVQGRRVGVWNVPYISSIYLIKGSVLKSELLAKDLFSSPHLDPDMAFCHNVRNQGGFMYVTNRQEFGHILSTENYQTSHLHNDLWQIFENPVDWEERYIHVNYSRMMKDKLIETPCPDVYWFPIISDVGCNHLVEEMEHFGQWSHGSNEDTRIQGGYENVPTIDIHMNQVGYEREWHKFLLEYIAPVTEKMYPGYYTKCTSYLNFVVRYKPDEQPLLEPHHDASTFTINIALNSKDTDYQAQFELAFVVRYKPDEQPFLKPHHDASTFTINIALNQVGIDYEGGGCRFLRYNCSIQAPRKGWALMHPGRLTHYHEGLPTTKGTRYIAVSFVDP, encoded by the exons atgaagacCGGGGTACTAATGCCGTTATGGGGGATTTTATTAACCATACTTTTGGTTAAGGTGAACTGTGAAGAGCTGCAGCCCGTACCAGAAG AAAATCTTTTAGTCTTGACTGTTGCCACCAAAGAGACAGATGGATTTCAACGTTTCATGAGATCAGCCAAGTTCTTCAACTACACTATCAAG GTGCTAGGAAGAGGAGAGAAATGGAGAGGTGGGGGCTACCTGACTCCACCAGGAGGGGGCCAGAAGGTGCGGCTCCTTAAATCTGCTCTTGAGAAGATGGAAAAGGAAGATCAGATCATCCTGTTCATTGACAG CTATGATGTGGCCTTTGCATCGGGTCCAAAAGAGCTGCTGAAGAAGTTCCACCAGACTCGGCACAAGGTGGTGTTTTCTGCGGAGACCCTCATCTGGCCTGACCGCCACCTCGAGGACAAGTACCCCTACTTCAGAGAGGGCAAGAGATTCCTTGGTTCAGGAG GCTTCATTGGCTATGTGCCCAACATTAAAAAGATGGTTGAAGACTGGAGTGGAAAAGACGATGACAGTGACCAGCTTTTTTACACCCAGATTTACATCAACCCAGAGAAAAGG aaaaatataaacattactTTAGACAGCAAGTGCAGAATATTCCAGAACCTCCATGGAGCTTTAG ATGAAGTAGTATTGAAGTTTGAGGACGGTCGTGTTCGGGCCAGGAACGTCGCGTATgatacactgcctgttgttgtccATGGCAACGGTCCTACAAAG CTCCAGCTAAACTACCTTGGTAATTACATCCCACGAGTGTGGACCTTTGAAACtggctgtactgtgtgtgatgAGGACCAGAAACTTCTCTCTGGCCTCAAG GAGAGCGAATACCCCATGGTCTTAGTAGGGATCTTCATTCAGCAACCAACTCCCTTTGTGACGGTGTTCTTTGAGCGTCTGTTGAATCTCCAATACCCCAAAGACAGGCTTAAGCTCTTCATATACAATCAT GAGCCTCATCATGAAAAGCAAGTCAAGTCATTCCTGGAGAATCATGGGACAGAGTATCGCGCTGTGAAAGTCATTGGTCCAGAGGAAGAGCTGGACAGCGCAGCACCACGGAATTTGGGAAT AGATGTGTGCCGGCAGGACACGGACTGCGAGTATTACTTCAGTGTGGACGTGGAAGTtgttgtaaaaaatgcaaacaccCTCAAAATTCTAATTGAACAGAACaa GCCCATAATAACCCCGTTGATGACCAGACATGGGAAGCTGTGGTCTAATTTCTGGGGTGCTCTTAGCGCAGAAGGGTATTATGCCAGGTCTGAGGACTATGTGGACATTGTTCAAGGAAGGAGGGT AGGGGTCTGGAATGTGCCCTACATCTCCAGCATCTACCTCATCAAAGGCAGTGTTCTGAAGTCAGAGCTCCTGGCCAAGGACCTCTTCAGTTCTCCCCATCTGGACCCTGATATGGCCTTCTGCCACAATGTGCGAAACCAG GGAGGCTTCATGTATGTTACCAACAGACAGGAGTTTGGACACATCCTTTCCACTGAAAACTACCAGACCTCTCACCTACACAATGACCTTTGGCAGATCTTTGAAAATCCTGTG GATTGGGAAGAAAGATACATTCATGTGAATTACAGCAGGATGATGAAAGACAAATTAATAGAAACA CCATGTCCAGATGTTTACTGGTTTCCAATCATAAGTGATGTTGGCTGTAATCATCTTGTTGAAGAAATGGAACATTTTGGACAGTGGTCACATGGCTCCAATGAG GATACTAGGATCCAAGggggttatgaaaatgtgcccacAATAGACATTCACATGAATCAGGTTGGCTACGAGAGGGAGTGGCACAAGTTCTTGCTAGAGTACATTGCTCCAGTTACAGAGAAAATGTACCCAGGCTATTACACCAAG TGTACCTCTTATCTCAACTTTGTGGTGAGGTACAAACCTGACGAGCAGCCACTGCTCGAGCCCCACCATGATGCTTCCACTTTTACAATTAACATAGCTCTGAACAGCAAAGACACTGACTATCAG GCTCAATTTGAACTGGCGTTTGTAGTTAGGTATAAACCAGATGAACAGCCATTTTTAAAGCCTCATCACGATGCGTCCACTTTTACTATTAATATTGCTCTGAACCAAGTTGGGATTGATTACGAG
- the plod1a gene encoding procollagen-lysine,2-oxoglutarate 5-dioxygenase 1 isoform X4: MKTGVLMPLWGILLTILLVKVNCEELQPVPEENLLVLTVATKETDGFQRFMRSAKFFNYTIKVLGRGEKWRGGGYLTPPGGGQKVRLLKSALEKMEKEDQIILFIDSYDVAFASGPKELLKKFHQTRHKVVFSAETLIWPDRHLEDKYPYFREGKRFLGSGGFIGYVPNIKKMVEDWSGKDDDSDQLFYTQIYINPEKRKNINITLDSKCRIFQNLHGALDEVVLKFEDGRVRARNVAYDTLPVVVHGNGPTKLQLNYLGNYIPRVWTFETGCTVCDEDQKLLSGLKESEYPMVLVGIFIQQPTPFVTVFFERLLNLQYPKDRLKLFIYNHEPHHEKQVKSFLENHGTEYRAVKVIGPEEELDSAAPRNLGIDVCRQDTDCEYYFSVDVEVVVKNANTLKILIEQNKPIITPLMTRHGKLWSNFWGALSAEGYYARSEDYVDIVQGRRVGVWNVPYISSIYLIKGSVLKSELLAKDLFSSPHLDPDMAFCHNVRNQGGFMYVTNRQEFGHILSTENYQTSHLHNDLWQIFENPVDWEERYIHVNYSRMMKDKLIETPCPDVYWFPIISDVGCNHLVEEMEHFGQWSHGSNEDTRIQGGYENVPTIDIHMNQVGYEREWHKFLLEYIAPVTEKMYPGYYTKRKKIHSTNYCNASLQ; encoded by the exons atgaagacCGGGGTACTAATGCCGTTATGGGGGATTTTATTAACCATACTTTTGGTTAAGGTGAACTGTGAAGAGCTGCAGCCCGTACCAGAAG AAAATCTTTTAGTCTTGACTGTTGCCACCAAAGAGACAGATGGATTTCAACGTTTCATGAGATCAGCCAAGTTCTTCAACTACACTATCAAG GTGCTAGGAAGAGGAGAGAAATGGAGAGGTGGGGGCTACCTGACTCCACCAGGAGGGGGCCAGAAGGTGCGGCTCCTTAAATCTGCTCTTGAGAAGATGGAAAAGGAAGATCAGATCATCCTGTTCATTGACAG CTATGATGTGGCCTTTGCATCGGGTCCAAAAGAGCTGCTGAAGAAGTTCCACCAGACTCGGCACAAGGTGGTGTTTTCTGCGGAGACCCTCATCTGGCCTGACCGCCACCTCGAGGACAAGTACCCCTACTTCAGAGAGGGCAAGAGATTCCTTGGTTCAGGAG GCTTCATTGGCTATGTGCCCAACATTAAAAAGATGGTTGAAGACTGGAGTGGAAAAGACGATGACAGTGACCAGCTTTTTTACACCCAGATTTACATCAACCCAGAGAAAAGG aaaaatataaacattactTTAGACAGCAAGTGCAGAATATTCCAGAACCTCCATGGAGCTTTAG ATGAAGTAGTATTGAAGTTTGAGGACGGTCGTGTTCGGGCCAGGAACGTCGCGTATgatacactgcctgttgttgtccATGGCAACGGTCCTACAAAG CTCCAGCTAAACTACCTTGGTAATTACATCCCACGAGTGTGGACCTTTGAAACtggctgtactgtgtgtgatgAGGACCAGAAACTTCTCTCTGGCCTCAAG GAGAGCGAATACCCCATGGTCTTAGTAGGGATCTTCATTCAGCAACCAACTCCCTTTGTGACGGTGTTCTTTGAGCGTCTGTTGAATCTCCAATACCCCAAAGACAGGCTTAAGCTCTTCATATACAATCAT GAGCCTCATCATGAAAAGCAAGTCAAGTCATTCCTGGAGAATCATGGGACAGAGTATCGCGCTGTGAAAGTCATTGGTCCAGAGGAAGAGCTGGACAGCGCAGCACCACGGAATTTGGGAAT AGATGTGTGCCGGCAGGACACGGACTGCGAGTATTACTTCAGTGTGGACGTGGAAGTtgttgtaaaaaatgcaaacaccCTCAAAATTCTAATTGAACAGAACaa GCCCATAATAACCCCGTTGATGACCAGACATGGGAAGCTGTGGTCTAATTTCTGGGGTGCTCTTAGCGCAGAAGGGTATTATGCCAGGTCTGAGGACTATGTGGACATTGTTCAAGGAAGGAGGGT AGGGGTCTGGAATGTGCCCTACATCTCCAGCATCTACCTCATCAAAGGCAGTGTTCTGAAGTCAGAGCTCCTGGCCAAGGACCTCTTCAGTTCTCCCCATCTGGACCCTGATATGGCCTTCTGCCACAATGTGCGAAACCAG GGAGGCTTCATGTATGTTACCAACAGACAGGAGTTTGGACACATCCTTTCCACTGAAAACTACCAGACCTCTCACCTACACAATGACCTTTGGCAGATCTTTGAAAATCCTGTG GATTGGGAAGAAAGATACATTCATGTGAATTACAGCAGGATGATGAAAGACAAATTAATAGAAACA CCATGTCCAGATGTTTACTGGTTTCCAATCATAAGTGATGTTGGCTGTAATCATCTTGTTGAAGAAATGGAACATTTTGGACAGTGGTCACATGGCTCCAATGAG GATACTAGGATCCAAGggggttatgaaaatgtgcccacAATAGACATTCACATGAATCAGGTTGGCTACGAGAGGGAGTGGCACAAGTTCTTGCTAGAGTACATTGCTCCAGTTACAGAGAAAATGTACCCAGGCTATTACACCAAG AGAAAGAAGATCCACTCAACCAATTATTGTAATGCATCTCTGCAGTAA
- the plod1a gene encoding procollagen-lysine,2-oxoglutarate 5-dioxygenase 1 isoform X3 encodes MKTGVLMPLWGILLTILLVKVNCEELQPVPEENLLVLTVATKETDGFQRFMRSAKFFNYTIKVLGRGEKWRGGGYLTPPGGGQKVRLLKSALEKMEKEDQIILFIDSYDVAFASGPKELLKKFHQTRHKVVFSAETLIWPDRHLEDKYPYFREGKRFLGSGGFIGYVPNIKKMVEDWSGKDDDSDQLFYTQIYINPEKRKNINITLDSKCRIFQNLHGALDEVVLKFEDGRVRARNVAYDTLPVVVHGNGPTKLQLNYLGNYIPRVWTFETGCTVCDEDQKLLSGLKESEYPMVLVGIFIQQPTPFVTVFFERLLNLQYPKDRLKLFIYNHEPHHEKQVKSFLENHGTEYRAVKVIGPEEELDSAAPRNLGIDVCRQDTDCEYYFSVDVEVVVKNANTLKILIEQNKPIITPLMTRHGKLWSNFWGALSAEGYYARSEDYVDIVQGRRVGVWNVPYISSIYLIKGSVLKSELLAKDLFSSPHLDPDMAFCHNVRNQGGFMYVTNRQEFGHILSTENYQTSHLHNDLWQIFENPVDWEERYIHVNYSRMMKDKLIETPCPDVYWFPIISDVGCNHLVEEMEHFGQWSHGSNEDTRIQGGYENVPTIDIHMNQVGYEREWHKFLLEYIAPVTEKMYPGYYTKCTSYLNFVVRYKPDEQPLLEPHHDASTFTINIALNSKDTDYQGGGCRFLRYNCSIQAPRKGWALMHPGRLTHYHEGLPTTKGTRYIAVSFVDP; translated from the exons atgaagacCGGGGTACTAATGCCGTTATGGGGGATTTTATTAACCATACTTTTGGTTAAGGTGAACTGTGAAGAGCTGCAGCCCGTACCAGAAG AAAATCTTTTAGTCTTGACTGTTGCCACCAAAGAGACAGATGGATTTCAACGTTTCATGAGATCAGCCAAGTTCTTCAACTACACTATCAAG GTGCTAGGAAGAGGAGAGAAATGGAGAGGTGGGGGCTACCTGACTCCACCAGGAGGGGGCCAGAAGGTGCGGCTCCTTAAATCTGCTCTTGAGAAGATGGAAAAGGAAGATCAGATCATCCTGTTCATTGACAG CTATGATGTGGCCTTTGCATCGGGTCCAAAAGAGCTGCTGAAGAAGTTCCACCAGACTCGGCACAAGGTGGTGTTTTCTGCGGAGACCCTCATCTGGCCTGACCGCCACCTCGAGGACAAGTACCCCTACTTCAGAGAGGGCAAGAGATTCCTTGGTTCAGGAG GCTTCATTGGCTATGTGCCCAACATTAAAAAGATGGTTGAAGACTGGAGTGGAAAAGACGATGACAGTGACCAGCTTTTTTACACCCAGATTTACATCAACCCAGAGAAAAGG aaaaatataaacattactTTAGACAGCAAGTGCAGAATATTCCAGAACCTCCATGGAGCTTTAG ATGAAGTAGTATTGAAGTTTGAGGACGGTCGTGTTCGGGCCAGGAACGTCGCGTATgatacactgcctgttgttgtccATGGCAACGGTCCTACAAAG CTCCAGCTAAACTACCTTGGTAATTACATCCCACGAGTGTGGACCTTTGAAACtggctgtactgtgtgtgatgAGGACCAGAAACTTCTCTCTGGCCTCAAG GAGAGCGAATACCCCATGGTCTTAGTAGGGATCTTCATTCAGCAACCAACTCCCTTTGTGACGGTGTTCTTTGAGCGTCTGTTGAATCTCCAATACCCCAAAGACAGGCTTAAGCTCTTCATATACAATCAT GAGCCTCATCATGAAAAGCAAGTCAAGTCATTCCTGGAGAATCATGGGACAGAGTATCGCGCTGTGAAAGTCATTGGTCCAGAGGAAGAGCTGGACAGCGCAGCACCACGGAATTTGGGAAT AGATGTGTGCCGGCAGGACACGGACTGCGAGTATTACTTCAGTGTGGACGTGGAAGTtgttgtaaaaaatgcaaacaccCTCAAAATTCTAATTGAACAGAACaa GCCCATAATAACCCCGTTGATGACCAGACATGGGAAGCTGTGGTCTAATTTCTGGGGTGCTCTTAGCGCAGAAGGGTATTATGCCAGGTCTGAGGACTATGTGGACATTGTTCAAGGAAGGAGGGT AGGGGTCTGGAATGTGCCCTACATCTCCAGCATCTACCTCATCAAAGGCAGTGTTCTGAAGTCAGAGCTCCTGGCCAAGGACCTCTTCAGTTCTCCCCATCTGGACCCTGATATGGCCTTCTGCCACAATGTGCGAAACCAG GGAGGCTTCATGTATGTTACCAACAGACAGGAGTTTGGACACATCCTTTCCACTGAAAACTACCAGACCTCTCACCTACACAATGACCTTTGGCAGATCTTTGAAAATCCTGTG GATTGGGAAGAAAGATACATTCATGTGAATTACAGCAGGATGATGAAAGACAAATTAATAGAAACA CCATGTCCAGATGTTTACTGGTTTCCAATCATAAGTGATGTTGGCTGTAATCATCTTGTTGAAGAAATGGAACATTTTGGACAGTGGTCACATGGCTCCAATGAG GATACTAGGATCCAAGggggttatgaaaatgtgcccacAATAGACATTCACATGAATCAGGTTGGCTACGAGAGGGAGTGGCACAAGTTCTTGCTAGAGTACATTGCTCCAGTTACAGAGAAAATGTACCCAGGCTATTACACCAAG TGTACCTCTTATCTCAACTTTGTGGTGAGGTACAAACCTGACGAGCAGCCACTGCTCGAGCCCCACCATGATGCTTCCACTTTTACAATTAACATAGCTCTGAACAGCAAAGACACTGACTATCAG
- the plod1a gene encoding procollagen-lysine,2-oxoglutarate 5-dioxygenase 1 isoform X2 — MKTGVLMPLWGILLTILLVKVNCEELQPVPEENLLVLTVATKETDGFQRFMRSAKFFNYTIKVLGRGEKWRGGGYLTPPGGGQKVRLLKSALEKMEKEDQIILFIDSYDVAFASGPKELLKKFHQTRHKVVFSAETLIWPDRHLEDKYPYFREGKRFLGSGGFIGYVPNIKKMVEDWSGKDDDSDQLFYTQIYINPEKRKNINITLDSKCRIFQNLHGALDEVVLKFEDGRVRARNVAYDTLPVVVHGNGPTKLQLNYLGNYIPRVWTFETGCTVCDEDQKLLSGLKESEYPMVLVGIFIQQPTPFVTVFFERLLNLQYPKDRLKLFIYNHEPHHEKQVKSFLENHGTEYRAVKVIGPEEELDSAAPRNLGIDVCRQDTDCEYYFSVDVEVVVKNANTLKILIEQNKPIITPLMTRHGKLWSNFWGALSAEGYYARSEDYVDIVQGRRVGVWNVPYISSIYLIKGSVLKSELLAKDLFSSPHLDPDMAFCHNVRNQGGFMYVTNRQEFGHILSTENYQTSHLHNDLWQIFENPVDWEERYIHVNYSRMMKDKLIETPCPDVYWFPIISDVGCNHLVEEMEHFGQWSHGSNEDTRIQGGYENVPTIDIHMNQVGYEREWHKFLLEYIAPVTEKMYPGYYTKAQFELAFVVRYKPDEQPFLKPHHDASTFTINIALNQVGIDYEGGGCRFLRYNCSIQAPRKGWALMHPGRLTHYHEGLPTTKGTRYIAVSFVDP, encoded by the exons atgaagacCGGGGTACTAATGCCGTTATGGGGGATTTTATTAACCATACTTTTGGTTAAGGTGAACTGTGAAGAGCTGCAGCCCGTACCAGAAG AAAATCTTTTAGTCTTGACTGTTGCCACCAAAGAGACAGATGGATTTCAACGTTTCATGAGATCAGCCAAGTTCTTCAACTACACTATCAAG GTGCTAGGAAGAGGAGAGAAATGGAGAGGTGGGGGCTACCTGACTCCACCAGGAGGGGGCCAGAAGGTGCGGCTCCTTAAATCTGCTCTTGAGAAGATGGAAAAGGAAGATCAGATCATCCTGTTCATTGACAG CTATGATGTGGCCTTTGCATCGGGTCCAAAAGAGCTGCTGAAGAAGTTCCACCAGACTCGGCACAAGGTGGTGTTTTCTGCGGAGACCCTCATCTGGCCTGACCGCCACCTCGAGGACAAGTACCCCTACTTCAGAGAGGGCAAGAGATTCCTTGGTTCAGGAG GCTTCATTGGCTATGTGCCCAACATTAAAAAGATGGTTGAAGACTGGAGTGGAAAAGACGATGACAGTGACCAGCTTTTTTACACCCAGATTTACATCAACCCAGAGAAAAGG aaaaatataaacattactTTAGACAGCAAGTGCAGAATATTCCAGAACCTCCATGGAGCTTTAG ATGAAGTAGTATTGAAGTTTGAGGACGGTCGTGTTCGGGCCAGGAACGTCGCGTATgatacactgcctgttgttgtccATGGCAACGGTCCTACAAAG CTCCAGCTAAACTACCTTGGTAATTACATCCCACGAGTGTGGACCTTTGAAACtggctgtactgtgtgtgatgAGGACCAGAAACTTCTCTCTGGCCTCAAG GAGAGCGAATACCCCATGGTCTTAGTAGGGATCTTCATTCAGCAACCAACTCCCTTTGTGACGGTGTTCTTTGAGCGTCTGTTGAATCTCCAATACCCCAAAGACAGGCTTAAGCTCTTCATATACAATCAT GAGCCTCATCATGAAAAGCAAGTCAAGTCATTCCTGGAGAATCATGGGACAGAGTATCGCGCTGTGAAAGTCATTGGTCCAGAGGAAGAGCTGGACAGCGCAGCACCACGGAATTTGGGAAT AGATGTGTGCCGGCAGGACACGGACTGCGAGTATTACTTCAGTGTGGACGTGGAAGTtgttgtaaaaaatgcaaacaccCTCAAAATTCTAATTGAACAGAACaa GCCCATAATAACCCCGTTGATGACCAGACATGGGAAGCTGTGGTCTAATTTCTGGGGTGCTCTTAGCGCAGAAGGGTATTATGCCAGGTCTGAGGACTATGTGGACATTGTTCAAGGAAGGAGGGT AGGGGTCTGGAATGTGCCCTACATCTCCAGCATCTACCTCATCAAAGGCAGTGTTCTGAAGTCAGAGCTCCTGGCCAAGGACCTCTTCAGTTCTCCCCATCTGGACCCTGATATGGCCTTCTGCCACAATGTGCGAAACCAG GGAGGCTTCATGTATGTTACCAACAGACAGGAGTTTGGACACATCCTTTCCACTGAAAACTACCAGACCTCTCACCTACACAATGACCTTTGGCAGATCTTTGAAAATCCTGTG GATTGGGAAGAAAGATACATTCATGTGAATTACAGCAGGATGATGAAAGACAAATTAATAGAAACA CCATGTCCAGATGTTTACTGGTTTCCAATCATAAGTGATGTTGGCTGTAATCATCTTGTTGAAGAAATGGAACATTTTGGACAGTGGTCACATGGCTCCAATGAG GATACTAGGATCCAAGggggttatgaaaatgtgcccacAATAGACATTCACATGAATCAGGTTGGCTACGAGAGGGAGTGGCACAAGTTCTTGCTAGAGTACATTGCTCCAGTTACAGAGAAAATGTACCCAGGCTATTACACCAAG GCTCAATTTGAACTGGCGTTTGTAGTTAGGTATAAACCAGATGAACAGCCATTTTTAAAGCCTCATCACGATGCGTCCACTTTTACTATTAATATTGCTCTGAACCAAGTTGGGATTGATTACGAG